Proteins encoded together in one Variovorax paradoxus EPS window:
- a CDS encoding M20 aminoacylase family protein, with amino-acid sequence MNIVDAFASNAARFVDIRRDIHAHPELGFEEHRTSEKVANLLTEWGIEVHRGIAGTGLVGVLRKGTGSRTIGLRADMDALPLHEANDFAHKSTNPGRMHACGHDGHTTMLLAAAWHLSQQGPDDFDGTVHFIFQPAEEMGKAGAKKMIDEGLFERFPCDAVFGLHNFPVGDVGRFALNEGALMASSNTYKITVRGRGTHASMPHTGIDPVAAVVTLAQQLQTIVARTIPSTERALLAVTQLQGSDAPNVIPDVATVGGTIRTFSIEAIDKIEARLREVAAGVAAAHGCTAEVYFNRSSPPTVNHPAEARFAAGVMREVVGDDMVTDNFPAVMGAEDFAHMLLARPGCYAFLGNGDGDHRLDGHGPGPCIIHNTSFDFNDEIIPIGASYFVKLVQRWLPSGT; translated from the coding sequence ATGAACATCGTCGACGCTTTCGCCAGCAACGCCGCCCGCTTCGTAGACATCCGACGCGACATCCACGCGCATCCCGAACTGGGTTTCGAGGAACACCGCACTTCCGAGAAGGTCGCGAACCTGCTCACGGAATGGGGCATCGAGGTGCACCGCGGCATCGCGGGCACGGGCCTCGTCGGCGTGCTGCGCAAGGGCACGGGCTCGCGCACCATCGGCCTGCGCGCCGACATGGACGCGCTGCCGCTGCACGAAGCCAACGACTTCGCCCACAAATCGACCAACCCCGGCCGCATGCACGCCTGCGGCCACGACGGCCACACGACGATGCTGCTGGCTGCCGCCTGGCATCTGTCGCAGCAAGGGCCGGATGATTTCGACGGCACCGTGCATTTCATCTTCCAGCCCGCCGAGGAGATGGGCAAGGCCGGCGCCAAGAAGATGATCGACGAGGGGCTCTTCGAGCGCTTTCCGTGCGATGCGGTCTTCGGGCTGCACAACTTTCCGGTCGGCGACGTGGGCCGCTTCGCGCTCAACGAAGGCGCGTTGATGGCGTCGAGCAACACCTACAAGATCACCGTGCGCGGGCGCGGCACGCACGCCTCGATGCCGCACACGGGCATCGACCCGGTGGCCGCGGTGGTCACGCTCGCGCAGCAACTGCAGACCATCGTGGCGCGCACCATTCCCAGCACCGAGCGCGCACTGCTCGCGGTCACGCAACTGCAGGGCTCGGATGCGCCGAATGTGATTCCCGATGTGGCGACGGTCGGCGGCACGATCCGCACCTTCTCCATCGAGGCCATCGACAAGATCGAGGCGCGGCTGCGCGAAGTGGCGGCCGGCGTGGCGGCGGCGCATGGCTGCACGGCCGAGGTGTATTTCAATCGCTCCTCGCCGCCGACGGTGAACCATCCGGCCGAAGCGCGTTTTGCCGCGGGCGTGATGCGCGAGGTGGTGGGCGACGACATGGTCACCGACAACTTCCCCGCCGTGATGGGCGCGGAAGACTTCGCGCACATGCTGCTCGCGCGGCCCGGCTGCTATGCGTTTCTCGGCAATGGCGACGGCGACCACCGGCTCGATGGCCACGGGCCCGGCCCTTGCATCATTCACAACACCTCGTTCGATTTCAACGACGAGATCATTCCGATCGGTGCCAGCTACTTCGTGAAGCTGGTGCAGCGCTGGCTGCCGTCGGGCACCTGA